In Salinarimonas sp., a genomic segment contains:
- a CDS encoding thiamine pyrophosphate-binding protein: MTNEMTGGEVLARMLQAHGAGPIFGMGGFQLLPFYDACRRLGLAHSLINDERCGAFAADAYAKVSGRVGLVDATLGPGATNLVTGLVEALNAGSPVVAIVGDTHRAHSWKNMTQEAHQAEILRPAVKELIRVDVTARLPELVRRAFAVATTGRPGPVALIVPEDVCHDTLAVDPESLTANTRYQMAPALRARPDAHALAEAAALLANAERPLILAGGGVHISRAAEALQAFAERFSIPVAHTMSGKGAISCASPLSAGLFGRYDRIANGLIAEADVILAVGCKLGEIATKRYTVPPPGKTLIHLDIVAEEIDRTYPAAVALWGDAKAGVNALNDAMAGRSPPTGRGAWCDGVVSRMAAWRESARERLESEEVPVAMGRLMGELTRLLPADAVLVADGGFAAHWGGLLFDQKRAGRGFLPDRGFASIGYGLPGAMGAKLAAPERPVLAITGDGGFNMVLGELETARRMGLAVGIIVVNNAASGYVKALQHLMYGEGAYQSSDLAETSYARVAEAMGCAGVRVETPDALAPALKQALAHRDGPFVIDLVVTRDPAKMLPAADSRAVQVKKGDRVA; the protein is encoded by the coding sequence ATGACCAACGAGATGACCGGCGGCGAGGTGCTCGCGCGGATGCTGCAGGCGCACGGGGCGGGGCCGATCTTCGGGATGGGCGGCTTCCAGCTCCTGCCCTTCTACGACGCCTGCCGGCGGCTGGGGCTCGCCCACTCGCTGATCAACGACGAGCGCTGCGGCGCCTTCGCCGCGGACGCCTACGCCAAGGTCTCGGGCCGCGTCGGGCTGGTCGACGCGACGCTGGGGCCGGGCGCGACGAACCTCGTCACCGGGCTCGTCGAGGCGCTCAACGCCGGCTCGCCGGTCGTCGCCATCGTCGGGGACACGCACCGCGCCCATTCCTGGAAGAACATGACGCAGGAGGCGCATCAGGCCGAGATCCTGCGGCCGGCGGTGAAGGAGCTGATCCGCGTCGATGTGACGGCGCGCCTGCCCGAGCTCGTGCGCCGCGCCTTCGCGGTCGCGACCACGGGCCGGCCGGGGCCGGTCGCCCTGATCGTGCCCGAGGACGTCTGCCACGACACGCTCGCCGTCGATCCCGAGAGCCTCACGGCCAATACCCGCTACCAGATGGCTCCGGCCTTGCGCGCCCGCCCGGACGCGCACGCGCTGGCCGAGGCGGCGGCGCTGCTGGCGAACGCCGAGCGCCCGCTGATCCTCGCCGGCGGGGGCGTGCACATCTCCCGCGCCGCCGAGGCGCTGCAGGCCTTTGCCGAGCGCTTCTCGATTCCCGTCGCGCACACCATGTCCGGCAAGGGCGCGATCTCCTGCGCCTCGCCCCTCTCGGCGGGCCTGTTCGGCCGCTACGACCGCATCGCCAACGGCCTGATCGCGGAGGCGGACGTCATCCTCGCTGTGGGCTGCAAGCTCGGCGAGATCGCCACCAAGCGCTACACCGTGCCCCCGCCCGGCAAGACCCTGATCCATCTCGACATCGTGGCCGAGGAGATCGACCGCACCTATCCCGCCGCGGTGGCGCTCTGGGGCGACGCCAAGGCGGGCGTCAACGCGCTCAACGACGCCATGGCGGGCCGGTCCCCGCCGACGGGACGCGGCGCCTGGTGCGACGGGGTCGTCTCGCGCATGGCCGCCTGGCGCGAGAGCGCCCGCGAGCGGCTGGAGAGCGAGGAGGTCCCGGTCGCCATGGGACGCCTGATGGGCGAGCTCACCCGCCTCCTGCCCGCGGACGCCGTCCTCGTCGCCGACGGCGGCTTCGCGGCGCATTGGGGCGGGCTGCTGTTCGACCAGAAGCGCGCCGGCCGCGGCTTCCTGCCCGATCGCGGCTTCGCCTCCATCGGCTACGGCCTGCCCGGCGCCATGGGCGCGAAGCTCGCCGCGCCGGAGCGCCCGGTGCTCGCCATCACCGGCGACGGCGGCTTCAACATGGTGCTCGGCGAGCTCGAGACCGCCCGGCGGATGGGGCTCGCGGTGGGGATCATCGTCGTCAACAACGCCGCCTCGGGCTACGTCAAGGCGCTCCAGCACCTGATGTACGGCGAGGGCGCCTACCAGTCCTCCGACCTCGCCGAGACGAGCTACGCCCGCGTCGCCGAGGCGATGGGCTGCGCGGGCGTGCGGGTCGAGACGCCGGACGCTCTCGCCCCCGCGCTGAAGCAGGCGCTCGCGCACCGCGACGGGCCGTTCGTCATCGACCTCGTCGTCACCCGCGATCCCGCGAAGATGCTCCCCGCCGCGGACAGCCGCGCGGTCCAGGTGAAGAAGGGCGACCGTGTCGCCTGA
- a CDS encoding DctP family TRAP transporter solute-binding subunit, translated as MRIFKPLAVLAAAAALVLPLAGGALAQDYKEEYRVSTVVPPPFPWGIAAQRWADLVAERTDGRIVMKLYPGAQLVQGEQTREFTAMRRGIIDMAVGSTINWSPQIPELNVFALPFLMPDYAALDALTQGPVGERIFELIEENGVVPLAWAENGFREVTNSQRPIRTPADMEGLKMRVVGSPIFNDIFSALGANPTQMSWADAQPALTTGAVDGQENPLTIYTVLKMHELGQANVTLWHYVADPLIFAVNQEVWDSFTTEDQEIVREAALEAGAHGIEVARKGLTEGDQSLVEEIEGFGVTVVRLSDEERQAFVDATRPVYEDWKQRIGADLVETAEESIANR; from the coding sequence ATGCGCATCTTCAAGCCCCTGGCGGTCCTCGCGGCCGCCGCCGCGCTCGTGCTGCCGCTCGCCGGCGGGGCGCTCGCGCAGGACTACAAGGAGGAGTACCGCGTCTCCACCGTCGTGCCGCCGCCCTTCCCCTGGGGCATCGCGGCCCAGCGCTGGGCCGATCTCGTCGCCGAGCGCACCGACGGGCGCATCGTCATGAAGCTCTATCCCGGCGCGCAGCTGGTCCAGGGCGAGCAGACCCGCGAGTTCACGGCCATGCGCCGGGGCATCATCGACATGGCGGTGGGCTCGACCATCAACTGGTCGCCGCAGATCCCCGAGCTCAACGTCTTCGCCCTGCCCTTCCTGATGCCCGACTACGCGGCGCTCGACGCGCTGACGCAAGGGCCCGTGGGCGAGCGGATCTTCGAGCTGATCGAGGAGAACGGCGTCGTGCCCCTCGCCTGGGCCGAGAACGGCTTCCGGGAGGTGACGAACTCGCAGCGCCCGATCCGCACGCCCGCGGACATGGAGGGCCTGAAGATGCGCGTCGTCGGCTCGCCGATCTTCAACGACATCTTCTCGGCGCTGGGCGCCAACCCGACCCAGATGTCCTGGGCCGACGCCCAGCCGGCGCTCACCACCGGCGCGGTGGACGGGCAGGAGAACCCGCTAACCATCTACACCGTGCTGAAGATGCACGAGCTCGGCCAGGCCAACGTCACCCTCTGGCACTACGTCGCCGACCCGCTGATCTTCGCGGTCAACCAGGAGGTCTGGGATTCCTTCACGACCGAGGACCAGGAGATCGTGCGCGAGGCCGCCCTCGAGGCCGGCGCGCACGGCATCGAGGTCGCCCGCAAGGGCCTCACCGAGGGCGACCAGAGCCTCGTCGAGGAGATCGAGGGCTTCGGCGTCACCGTGGTGCGGCTCTCCGACGAGGAGCGGCAGGCCTTCGTCGACGCCACGCGTCCCGTCTACGAGGACTGGAAGCAGAGGATCGGCGCGGACCTCGTCGAGACGGCCGAGGAGTCGATCGCCAATCGATGA
- a CDS encoding aromatic amino acid lyase: MSPRQIVTLSGSPLSFDTLVRVGAGLAVPRADEDALARVRRARAAVDDAMAAGVPVYGATTGVGAMKDVSWSEDELDAFNAGLVRAHHFGTGAPFPLSTVRNAITIRINTALTGRVGCSTELVAAYIALLERDVIPVVRRTGSIGCADIGLMGQIGAMLTGVGEAIYKERRLPASIALEEAGLAPIRLRPRDSLASISVNAIGHAAAAEATRAAAHALRVLLATSLATAGALGASRSPWKAVAHVGTEREATIGAWLYENARGWDWPNATHVQDPLSLRMMAQVFGTLFQSLLVCANTVLAATGRTDDNPVVIDGEVLTSGGSLPLDVTVFMETLQLALTHLARNSFNRCVLLGNGVRRELPVNLVPHGAIATGFGPVIKLAGELFTRILSMSNPVSPQPLVVAGGLEDEAAFLPLVNERVDRQVRALRRMAALEGLLAAQAMDILGDRPKGVAGFVYDLVRSHAAFYDVDRPLSAEVEAIEGELASERVLGELIALAPLPEIDDVFALRPIH; this comes from the coding sequence ATGTCCCCCCGCCAGATCGTCACGCTCTCCGGTAGCCCGCTCTCCTTCGACACGCTGGTGCGCGTCGGCGCCGGCCTCGCCGTGCCGCGGGCGGACGAGGACGCGCTCGCGCGGGTGCGGCGCGCGCGGGCGGCGGTGGACGACGCCATGGCCGCGGGCGTCCCGGTCTACGGCGCGACGACGGGGGTCGGCGCCATGAAGGACGTGAGCTGGTCGGAGGACGAGCTCGACGCCTTCAACGCCGGCCTGGTGCGCGCCCACCATTTCGGCACCGGCGCGCCCTTTCCGCTCTCGACCGTGCGCAACGCCATCACCATCCGCATCAACACGGCGCTGACGGGCCGCGTCGGCTGCTCGACCGAGCTCGTCGCCGCCTATATCGCGCTGCTCGAGCGCGACGTGATCCCGGTCGTGCGCCGCACGGGATCGATCGGCTGCGCCGATATCGGCCTCATGGGCCAGATCGGCGCCATGCTCACGGGCGTGGGCGAGGCGATCTACAAGGAGCGCCGGCTGCCCGCCTCCATCGCGCTGGAGGAGGCGGGGCTCGCGCCCATCCGCCTGCGCCCGCGCGATTCGCTCGCCTCGATCTCGGTCAACGCCATCGGCCACGCCGCCGCGGCGGAGGCGACCCGCGCGGCGGCGCACGCGCTGCGCGTCCTCCTCGCCACGAGCCTCGCCACCGCCGGCGCGCTCGGCGCCTCGCGTTCGCCCTGGAAGGCCGTCGCCCATGTCGGCACCGAGCGCGAGGCGACGATCGGCGCCTGGCTCTACGAGAACGCCCGCGGCTGGGACTGGCCGAACGCCACCCACGTGCAGGACCCGCTCTCCTTGCGCATGATGGCGCAGGTCTTCGGCACGCTGTTCCAGAGCCTGCTCGTCTGCGCCAATACCGTGCTCGCAGCCACCGGCCGAACCGACGACAATCCCGTCGTCATCGACGGGGAGGTGCTCACCTCCGGCGGCTCGCTGCCCCTCGACGTGACCGTGTTCATGGAGACGCTGCAGCTGGCGCTGACCCATCTCGCGCGCAATTCCTTCAACCGCTGCGTGCTCCTCGGCAACGGCGTGCGCCGCGAGCTGCCGGTGAACCTCGTGCCGCACGGCGCCATCGCCACCGGCTTCGGCCCGGTGATCAAGCTCGCGGGCGAATTGTTCACGCGCATCCTCTCGATGTCGAACCCGGTCTCGCCGCAGCCCCTCGTCGTCGCGGGCGGGCTCGAGGACGAGGCGGCCTTCCTGCCGCTGGTCAACGAGCGCGTCGACCGGCAGGTGCGCGCCCTGCGCCGCATGGCCGCGCTGGAGGGGCTTCTCGCCGCGCAGGCGATGGATATCCTCGGCGACCGTCCCAAGGGCGTCGCCGGCTTCGTCTACGACCTCGTGCGCAGCCACGCCGCCTTCTACGACGTCGACCGCCCGCTCTCGGCCGAGGTCGAGGCCATCGAAGGGGAGCTCGCCTCCGAGCGCGTGCTCGGCGAGTTGATCGCGCTGGCGCCGCTTCCGGAAATCGACGACGTTTTCGCCCTGCGACCGATCCATTAG
- a CDS encoding thiamine pyrophosphate-dependent dehydrogenase E1 component subunit alpha: MSGLGETSPETSQKAGRPARNLDAARLVGHLETMWRIRAFEEAAIRGLKDGLVLGAIHPSIGQEAVATGVCLNLDRADLLLSTHRGHGHTLAKGADAGAMMRELFGRDGGTCGGKGGSMHIADFSVGMLGANGVVGANIPIAVGAAHAIRLRGGSEIVACLFGDGAINRGPFLEGLNWAKVFDLPVLFVCEDNTWSATTRTADLTAGAGAAARAESLGIPAETLDGNDALALDEAARAAVAALRAGSGPRLLHVKTYRLTGHTAADAAPYRDPAEVEAWREKDPIARLAAALADAGIPAERLEAARAGAYAEMEAIYDEARAAPWPPVAGAYADVQDVGHPAQRAF; this comes from the coding sequence GTGAGCGGGCTCGGCGAGACGTCGCCCGAGACCTCACAGAAGGCCGGGCGGCCTGCGCGCAATCTCGACGCCGCGCGCCTTGTCGGCCATCTCGAGACCATGTGGCGCATCCGCGCCTTCGAGGAGGCGGCGATCCGCGGCCTGAAGGATGGGCTCGTGCTGGGCGCGATCCACCCCTCCATCGGCCAGGAGGCGGTCGCGACCGGCGTGTGCCTCAACCTCGATCGCGCCGACCTCCTCCTCTCCACGCATCGCGGCCACGGCCATACGCTCGCCAAGGGCGCCGACGCCGGCGCGATGATGCGCGAGCTCTTCGGCCGCGACGGCGGCACCTGCGGCGGCAAGGGCGGCTCGATGCACATCGCCGACTTCTCCGTGGGCATGCTCGGCGCCAACGGCGTGGTGGGCGCCAACATCCCCATCGCGGTGGGCGCCGCGCACGCGATCCGGCTGCGGGGCGGGAGCGAGATCGTCGCCTGCCTGTTCGGCGACGGCGCGATCAACCGCGGCCCGTTCCTCGAGGGGCTGAACTGGGCGAAGGTCTTCGATCTGCCCGTCCTGTTCGTCTGCGAGGACAATACCTGGTCCGCCACCACCCGCACGGCGGACCTCACCGCGGGCGCGGGTGCGGCCGCCCGCGCGGAGAGCCTCGGCATCCCCGCCGAGACGCTGGACGGCAACGACGCGCTCGCCCTCGACGAGGCGGCGCGCGCCGCCGTCGCCGCCCTGCGCGCGGGCTCGGGGCCGCGGCTCCTGCACGTGAAGACCTATCGCCTCACCGGTCACACGGCGGCCGACGCCGCCCCTTACCGCGACCCGGCGGAGGTCGAGGCCTGGCGGGAGAAGGACCCGATCGCCCGCCTCGCGGCGGCGCTCGCCGACGCCGGAATCCCCGCGGAGCGGCTCGAGGCCGCGCGCGCGGGCGCCTATGCCGAGATGGAGGCGATCTACGACGAGGCGCGCGCCGCGCCCTGGCCGCCGGTCGCGGGCGCCTATGCGGACGTGCAGGACGTCGGCCATCCGGCGCAGAGGGCGTTCTGA
- a CDS encoding ABC transporter substrate-binding protein, with protein sequence MRHVLTTLSAAAFLAAGAAQAQVVVSSKIDTEGGVLGQIILQALEDAGVETQNRLQLGGTPIVREAIVAGEIDLYPEYTGNAAFFFNEPDSAVWKSFEEGYARAAELDREANDIVWLEPAPANNTWAIAVRADLAAEHGLETMSDFGEYVSGGGEIVLAASAEFVNSPAALPAFQETYGFELSPDQLITLSGGDTAATIAAAARQTSGANAAMVYGTDGGIEPSGLVVMEDDQGVQPVYAPAPLVRAAVLETHPQIPEILNPVFEKLTLETLQELNGRVQVGGEAASGVAQDFLIREGFLQ encoded by the coding sequence ATGCGTCACGTCCTCACGACCCTGTCCGCCGCGGCGTTCCTGGCGGCAGGCGCCGCCCAGGCCCAGGTCGTCGTCTCCTCGAAGATCGACACCGAAGGCGGCGTCCTCGGCCAGATCATCCTCCAGGCGCTCGAGGATGCGGGCGTCGAGACCCAGAACCGGCTTCAGCTCGGCGGCACGCCCATCGTGCGCGAGGCGATCGTCGCCGGCGAGATCGACCTCTACCCGGAATACACCGGCAACGCGGCCTTCTTCTTCAACGAGCCCGACAGCGCGGTCTGGAAGAGCTTCGAGGAGGGCTACGCGCGCGCGGCCGAGCTCGACCGCGAGGCCAACGACATCGTCTGGCTCGAGCCCGCCCCGGCCAACAACACCTGGGCCATCGCGGTGCGCGCCGACCTCGCCGCGGAGCACGGCCTCGAGACGATGAGCGATTTCGGGGAGTACGTCTCCGGCGGCGGCGAGATCGTGCTCGCGGCCTCCGCCGAGTTCGTGAACTCCCCGGCCGCGCTGCCGGCCTTCCAGGAGACCTACGGCTTCGAGCTCTCCCCCGACCAGCTGATCACGCTGTCGGGCGGCGACACGGCGGCGACGATCGCGGCCGCGGCGCGGCAGACCTCGGGGGCGAACGCCGCCATGGTCTACGGCACCGACGGCGGCATCGAGCCTTCCGGGCTCGTCGTCATGGAGGACGACCAGGGCGTCCAGCCGGTCTACGCGCCCGCTCCGCTGGTGCGCGCCGCGGTGCTCGAGACCCATCCGCAGATCCCGGAGATCCTGAACCCGGTCTTCGAGAAGCTCACGCTCGAGACGCTCCAGGAGCTCAACGGTCGCGTCCAGGTCGGCGGCGAGGCCGCGAGCGGCGTCGCGCAGGACTTCCTCATCCGCGAGGGCTTCCTGCAGTGA
- a CDS encoding TRAP transporter small permease, which yields MSTDRDPARNPARDPRDATRTETGTDLAPHARVPVKIEEALGAAAMALIVAISFGNVVVRYLTNASFAFTEEFSVFLLVFMTFVGASAAFATNEHIRITFFLERMGRRGRIAAEAVTLLATTAMFALVVYYGGQVTFDEWYWEETSPGLGYPAWIYTVWLPLLSLVIIGRVIGRGIAVFRGRAR from the coding sequence ATGAGCACCGATCGAGATCCCGCTCGAAATCCCGCCCGAGACCCGCGCGACGCGACCCGCACGGAGACCGGCACGGATCTCGCGCCGCACGCGCGCGTTCCGGTGAAGATCGAGGAGGCGCTCGGCGCCGCCGCGATGGCGCTGATCGTCGCGATCTCCTTCGGCAACGTGGTGGTTCGCTACCTCACCAACGCCTCCTTCGCCTTCACCGAGGAGTTCTCGGTCTTCCTCCTCGTGTTCATGACCTTCGTGGGCGCCTCCGCCGCCTTCGCCACGAACGAGCACATCCGCATCACCTTCTTCCTCGAGCGCATGGGCCGCCGCGGGCGGATCGCGGCGGAAGCCGTGACGCTCCTCGCGACGACCGCGATGTTCGCCCTCGTCGTCTATTACGGCGGCCAGGTGACCTTCGACGAATGGTACTGGGAGGAGACGTCGCCGGGTCTCGGCTACCCGGCCTGGATCTACACGGTATGGCTGCCGCTGCTCTCCCTCGTGATCATCGGCCGGGTGATCGGGCGCGGGATCGCGGTCTTCCGCGGGCGGGCGCGCTGA
- a CDS encoding TRAP transporter large permease: MDPNLILLLAFAALLVIGTPIAVALGIAGAIGIVIGLDLTALAMVGTNTYNAIAKYPLIAIPLFILTGMVFERSGVASRLVTFAQAIVGPRRGGLALVAILVCLIMGGMSGSGVADAAAVATVMLPSMMKAGYPKPFSASVIAASAATAILIPPSIALIVYAILVPGVDLRALFAAGLLPGLLVGAAIAVPTLLLSRKHDFGANEGFKRPPFWQSFYRALPGLMAPVIILGGLRSGLFTPTETAVVAAVYGLIVGTLFYRNMGVAEVYRTFVDSAKISGVLMLIISLAGLFAWAGSTMGAFRAAADLIISLSDSEWITLLVVMALLLLAGMVLDGVSIFLITLPLLVPVMQTFGWSQVWFGVVMAINIAIGQVTPPVAVNLMVTAKVANVPMETTFRWVFWLVGAMVVALALVIVFPEIALWLPRVLGYRVT, from the coding sequence ATGGATCCGAACCTGATCCTGCTCCTCGCCTTCGCGGCCCTCCTCGTCATCGGCACGCCGATCGCGGTGGCGCTCGGCATCGCCGGGGCGATCGGCATCGTCATCGGGCTCGACCTCACGGCGCTGGCGATGGTCGGCACCAACACCTACAACGCCATCGCCAAGTACCCGCTGATCGCGATCCCGCTCTTCATCCTCACCGGCATGGTGTTCGAGCGCTCCGGCGTCGCGAGCCGGCTCGTGACCTTCGCGCAGGCGATCGTCGGGCCGCGGCGGGGCGGGCTCGCGCTCGTCGCGATCCTGGTCTGCCTGATCATGGGCGGCATGTCCGGCTCCGGCGTCGCCGACGCGGCGGCGGTCGCGACCGTGATGCTGCCCTCGATGATGAAGGCGGGCTACCCCAAGCCCTTCTCCGCCTCCGTCATCGCCGCCTCGGCGGCGACCGCGATCCTGATCCCGCCCTCGATCGCGCTCATCGTCTACGCCATCCTCGTGCCGGGCGTCGACCTGCGCGCGCTGTTCGCGGCGGGACTGCTGCCGGGCCTCCTCGTCGGCGCGGCGATCGCGGTCCCCACCCTGCTCCTCTCCCGAAAGCACGATTTCGGCGCGAACGAGGGCTTCAAGCGCCCGCCCTTCTGGCAGAGCTTCTACCGGGCGCTGCCGGGGCTGATGGCGCCCGTGATCATTCTCGGCGGCCTGCGCTCGGGCCTGTTCACGCCCACGGAGACCGCCGTGGTCGCCGCGGTCTACGGGCTGATCGTCGGCACTCTCTTCTACCGCAACATGGGGGTCGCCGAGGTCTACCGCACCTTCGTCGATTCGGCGAAGATCTCGGGCGTGCTGATGCTGATCATCTCGCTCGCGGGCCTGTTCGCCTGGGCGGGCTCGACCATGGGCGCCTTCCGCGCCGCGGCGGACCTGATCATCTCGCTGTCGGATTCCGAGTGGATCACGCTCCTCGTCGTGATGGCGCTGCTGCTTCTCGCGGGCATGGTGCTCGACGGGGTGTCCATCTTCCTGATCACGCTGCCGCTGCTCGTCCCCGTCATGCAGACCTTCGGCTGGTCGCAGGTCTGGTTCGGCGTGGTGATGGCGATCAACATCGCCATCGGCCAGGTGACGCCGCCGGTGGCGGTGAACCTGATGGTCACCGCCAAGGTCGCGAACGTGCCGATGGAGACCACCTTCCGCTGGGTGTTCTGGCTCGTCGGCGCGATGGTGGTCGCGCTCGCCTTGGTGATCGTGTTCCCCGAGATCGCGCTGTGGCTGCCGCGCGTGCTCGGGTATCGGGTGACGTGA
- a CDS encoding DMT family transporter: MDLSLLWIPVTLAAAVAQTGRNALQRDLTARIGTIGATQVRFLFGLPFAALFLAGVLAVTGESLPAPQPGFLAFLVLGALMQIAATALMLAAMRERAFSVVTAYLKTEPVQTALFAIAVLGDPLTGPMLIAIGVATAGVILVSHTPGKLASGGLRPALLGIAAGAGFGLSAVGYRGAILALEGGGFVVRASTALVAALALQTAILLVYLALLDRHALIGSLREWRGSATAGFLGALASQFWFIGFALTSAANVRTLALVEVVFAQIVSRRLFDQAATKRELLGMALIVGGVGVLLVKAT, translated from the coding sequence ATGGACCTCTCCCTCCTCTGGATTCCCGTGACGCTCGCCGCCGCCGTGGCGCAGACGGGGCGCAACGCGCTCCAGCGCGACCTGACGGCGCGCATCGGCACGATCGGCGCGACGCAGGTGCGCTTCCTGTTCGGCCTGCCCTTCGCGGCGCTCTTTCTCGCGGGCGTGCTCGCCGTCACCGGCGAGAGCCTGCCGGCGCCGCAGCCGGGGTTCCTCGCCTTTCTCGTCCTCGGCGCGCTGATGCAGATCGCGGCCACCGCGCTGATGCTCGCAGCCATGCGCGAGCGCGCCTTCTCGGTGGTCACCGCCTACCTGAAGACCGAGCCCGTGCAGACCGCGCTCTTCGCCATCGCGGTGCTCGGAGATCCGCTCACCGGCCCGATGCTGATCGCCATCGGGGTGGCCACGGCGGGCGTGATCCTCGTCTCGCACACCCCGGGCAAGCTCGCGAGCGGCGGCCTGCGCCCGGCGCTCCTCGGGATCGCGGCCGGCGCGGGCTTCGGGCTCTCCGCCGTGGGCTATCGCGGCGCCATCCTGGCGCTCGAGGGCGGCGGCTTCGTGGTACGGGCCTCGACCGCCCTCGTCGCGGCCCTGGCGCTGCAGACGGCGATCCTCCTCGTCTACCTCGCCCTTCTCGACCGCCACGCGCTGATCGGCTCGCTGCGGGAATGGCGCGGCTCCGCGACGGCGGGCTTCCTCGGCGCGCTGGCCTCGCAGTTCTGGTTCATCGGCTTCGCGCTGACCTCGGCCGCCAACGTGCGCACCCTCGCGCTGGTCGAGGTGGTCTTCGCGCAGATCGTCTCGCGGCGGCTGTTCGACCAGGCCGCGACGAAGCGCGAGCTCCTCGGGATGGCGTTGATCGTCGGCGGCGTCGGCGTGCTTCTCGTGAAAGCCACCTGA
- a CDS encoding pyruvate dehydrogenase complex E1 component subunit beta encodes MAASTTTTYIAASTRALAEEMARDPRVWALGEDLGRGGVFGQYEGLQERFGAARIADTPISEACIMGAAVGAALAGTRPVVEMRFSDFALCATDELVNQAAKARFMFGGQAKVPLVARQPVGMWRSSAAQHSQSLEAWYAHVPGLVVVAPATPADNLGLLKSAIRADDPVVYLEHKGLWPLEGAVPDGEHLTPIGVADVAREGRDLTLVTWSAMRWRCLEAARALAADGVEAEVIDLRTLWPWDRDRVLASVEKTGRLLVVHEAVTVGGFGAEIAAFVAEHLHARLEAPVRRLGAPRIPIAYAPPLENAARVTPDAIASAARAMTAPAAADAS; translated from the coding sequence ATGGCCGCGAGCACCACCACCACCTACATCGCCGCCTCCACCCGCGCGCTCGCCGAGGAGATGGCGCGCGACCCGCGCGTCTGGGCGCTCGGCGAGGATCTCGGCCGCGGCGGCGTCTTCGGCCAGTACGAGGGGCTGCAGGAGCGCTTCGGCGCGGCCCGTATCGCCGATACGCCGATCTCCGAGGCCTGCATCATGGGCGCGGCGGTGGGTGCGGCGCTCGCCGGCACGCGGCCCGTGGTCGAGATGCGCTTCTCCGACTTCGCGCTGTGCGCCACCGACGAGCTGGTCAACCAGGCGGCCAAGGCGCGCTTCATGTTCGGCGGGCAGGCGAAGGTGCCGCTCGTCGCGCGCCAGCCGGTGGGCATGTGGCGCTCCTCCGCCGCGCAGCATTCGCAGTCGCTGGAGGCCTGGTACGCCCACGTTCCGGGCCTGGTCGTCGTCGCCCCGGCGACGCCCGCCGACAATCTCGGGCTCCTGAAGAGCGCCATCCGGGCGGACGACCCGGTCGTCTATCTCGAGCACAAGGGCCTGTGGCCGCTCGAGGGCGCGGTTCCGGACGGCGAGCACCTCACCCCCATCGGCGTCGCCGACGTGGCGCGGGAGGGGCGCGACCTCACCCTCGTCACCTGGTCGGCCATGCGCTGGCGCTGCCTCGAGGCCGCGCGGGCGCTCGCGGCGGACGGCGTCGAGGCCGAGGTGATCGACCTGCGCACCCTCTGGCCCTGGGACCGCGACCGCGTCCTCGCCTCGGTCGAGAAGACCGGGCGCCTCCTCGTCGTGCACGAGGCGGTGACCGTCGGGGGCTTCGGGGCCGAGATCGCGGCCTTCGTCGCCGAGCATCTGCACGCACGCCTCGAGGCGCCCGTGCGCCGTCTCGGCGCGCCGCGCATCCCCATCGCCTACGCGCCGCCGCTCGAGAACGCGGCGCGGGTGACCCCGGACGCGATCGCGTCCGCCGCGCGGGCGATGACCGCGCCGGCGGCCGCCGACGCGTCGTAA